In a single window of the Acipenser ruthenus chromosome 8, fAciRut3.2 maternal haplotype, whole genome shotgun sequence genome:
- the LOC117406772 gene encoding autophagy-related protein 101 has product MNCRSEVLEVSVESRQVDEAMLALLHTILLHRSTGKFHYKKEGTYSIGTVGSQDIDCDYIDFAFVRVSSEELDRAMRKSVGEFKDALCNSGSDGVGQISLEFYQKKKSRWPFSDECIPWEVWSIKVNVVSLANEQERQICREKVGEKLGEKVINIVEVINRHEYLPKMPTQSEVDNVFDTSLKDVQPYLYKITYQITDSLGTSVSTTMRRLIKDTLAL; this is encoded by the exons ATGAACTGCCGCTCGGAGGTGCTGGAGGTGTCGGTGGAAAGTCGGCAGGTGGACGAGGCCATGCTGGCTCTGCTCCACACGATCCTCTTGCACCGCAGCACCGGCAAATTCCACTACAAGAAAGAGGGGACCTACTCCATCGGTACCGTGGGGAGCCAGGACATCGACTGCGACTACATCGACTTCGCCTTCGTGAGGGTCTCCTCCGAGGAGCTTGACAGGGCGATGAGGAAATCGGTTGGGGAATTCAAG GATGCTTTATGCAACTCTGGCAGTGACGGCGTGGGGCAGATATCTCTGGAGTTCTACCAGAAGAAGAAGTCCCGCTGGCCCTTCTCGGACGAGTGCATTCCCTGGGAGGTGTGGAGCATCAAGGTGAACGTTGTCAGCCTGGCCAACGAGCAGGAGCGGCAGATCTGCCGGGAGAAGGTGGGCGAGAAGCTGGGGGAGAAGGTCATCAACATTGTGGAGGTGATCAACAGGCACGAGTACCTGCCCAAGATGCCCACGCAGTCAGAGGTGGACAACGTGTTTGACACCAGCCTGAAGGACGTGCAGCCCTACCTGTACAAGATCACTTACCAGATCACAGACTCGCTGGGGACCTCCGTGAGCACCACCATGAGAAGGCTTATTAAAGACACACTGGCTTTGTGA
- the LOC117405659 gene encoding zinc finger and BTB domain-containing protein 21-like, which produces MEGLTHYINPAHAVSLLSSLNEQRLKGKLCDVLLIVGDHKFRAHKSVLAGSSEYFHSLFARGDGEARSVVQLDFCEPDAFEDVLNYIYSSSIVVEKDCLAAVQELGYSLGISFLTNILSKKPQALYAGSRRKAPFSEEDKSGLQKQSVIVCQGRSDKPRPSSAQGKRPSPTPLSDLKQFSTIKCNKTSTSQNISESGQAWAKDSSASSGNNKEHGTPASVSPVRKPSGVIEGLVRMTSPATVLQMGKPIQTSPMRPQLATSFSFNDSRTLQERVQPNSTGHRDHRTLAHHSSVGPHASPGRPGPDRQRIDRSGPLVKSLLRRSLSMDSPVPFHSPAFELKSMQAPEETVLQPGPEKSAEHKHVKEKPKVIQPPHRRPGVFSKPSETEVHVKTEPSSPLADPSEIIRVTVGDSLLVNTRDLQMNTEHLRNVTKHSFKRKSRPDGKRIQSKKSKYIIDDGDFGMEHTRRATAPRHSDTEGGPELNETRQSRIFKCWSCLKIFRSNTGLYRHVNMYHNPEKPYSCDICHKRFHTNFKVWTHCQTQHGVVKNPAPASSSYSVLDEKFQRKLIDIVREREIKKALMAKLRRNKQGLGGSQAQHFPKRGLRPKPKNYFCVYCGKVFRFHSQFKQHIKMHPGEKPATEVDEEREEGGGGGGDHLTIEQEPPSSPSPGKTQEMYPCKLCNAKLPSPVEQGDHERLCRHATVCPYCNLRFTTPELKREHEGQCEYKKLTCLECMRTFKSSFSIWRHQVEVHNQNTMTPKERLSLSPADLNGETPEEAARLEPESAEARGARDSSTVSKDDPVLSDSSEQMHFEDSDDSLNAPEDLSLSRKLDLKIKEEPAEEAVEVVEDDEVSEPGVEPKDDAAGMEVNIWTCEKCGKIFAVHNQLERHQELLCHIKPFVCHICNKAFRTNFRLWSHFQSHMASSEELSSKEADPPHPSSASPSPPPPTPAPPQPVSPPSRVKKPEAERARRASFSSFSTPKPSDAEKSVTPQESDTLFYHAPPLSAITFKRQFMCKLCHRTFKTAFSLWSHEQSHTNV; this is translated from the coding sequence ATGGAGGGGCTGACTCATTACATTAACCCAGCACATGCCGTGTCCTTGCTCAGCTCTCTAAATGAACAGCGTTTGAAAGGGAAACTCTGTGATGTTCTTCTGATCGTGGGGGATCACAAATTCCGAGCTCACAAGAGCGTCCTGGCAGGGAGCAGCGAGTATTTCCACTCACTGTTCGCCAGGGGAGACGGTGAAGCCCGGTCCGTAGTCCAGCTCGATTTCTGTGAACCAGATGCCTTTGAGGATGTGTTGAATTACATCTACTCCTCTTCCATCGTTGTTGAAAAGGACTGCCTAGCAGCGGTCCAGGAACTTGGATACAGCCTTGGGATCTCCTTTCTCACCAACATCCTGTCCAAGAAGCCACAAGCCTTGTACGCTGGCTCCAGGAGGAAGGCACCCTTCTCTGAGGAGGACAAGAGTGGTTTGCAAAAACAGAGTGTCATTGTGTGCCAGGGTCGGAGTGATAAACCACGTCCGAGTTCAGCACAAGGGAAACGGCCAAGCCCAACGCCACTGTCTGATTTAAAACAGTTTTCCACCATAAAGTGCAACAAGACATCTACTAGTCAAAACATAAGTGAATCTGGTCAAGCTTGGGCAAAAGACAGCAGTGCTTCTTCGGGTAATAACAAAGAACATGGAACTCCAGCGAGCGTCTCACCTGTCAGGAAGCCCTCCGGTGTCATTGAGGGTCTTGTCAGAATGACCAGCCCAGCCACTGTTTTGCAGATGGGGAAGCCCATCCAGACGTCGCCTATGAGGCCGCAGTTGGCCACTTCTTTCTCCTTTAACGATTCGAGAACATTGCAGGAGAGAGTGCAGCCGAACAGCACTGGCCATAGAGACCACAGAACCCTGGCGCATCATTCCAGTGTAGGACCCCATGCTTCTCCAGGAAGGCCAGGACCGGACAGACAGAGAATCGACAGGAGCGGCCCACTTGTGAAGAGTCTCTTGCGCAGGTCATTGTCTATGGATAGCCCGGTTCCTTTCCATTCCCCAGCTTTCGAATTGAAATCTATGCAAGCCCCAGAAGAAACCGTGCTTCAACCAGGGCCTGAAAAGTCTGCTGAGCACAAACACGTCAAGGAGAAGCCAAAGGTTATTCAGCCACCACACCGTAGACCTGGTGTTTTCAGCAAGCCGTCTGAAACAGAGGTCCACGTGAAAACAGAACCAAGCAGCCCACTCGCGGATCCTTCTGAGATAATAAGAGTGACCGTCGGGGATAGTTTGCTGGTAAACACGAGAGACCTGCAGATGAACACTGAGCACCTTAGAAATGTAACCAAGCACTCTTTTAAAAGGAAGTCCCGGCCAGACGGCAAGAGAATCCAGTCTAAGAAATCCAAGTACATTATCGACGATGGCGATTTCGGAATGGAACACACCAGACGTGCCACAGCTCCCCGCCATTCCGATACGGAAGGAGGTCCCGAATTAAACGAAACGAGGCAGAGCAGGATATTTAAATGCTGGAGCTGTCTGAAGATATTCAGATCCAACACTGGACTCTATCGGCACGTGAACATGTATCACAATCCCGAGAAGCCGTATTCCTGCGACATCTGCCACAAGCGTTTCCATACAAACTTTAAAGTGTGGACACACTGCCAGACTCAGCACGGCGTGGTGAAGAACCCGGCCCCTGCTTCCAGCTCTTACTCCGTCTTGGATGAAAAGTTTCAGAGGAAGCTCATAGACATCGTAAGAGAAAGGGAAATAAAGAAAGCCTTGATGGCCAAGTTGAGACGGAACAAGCAAGGACTAGGTGGCTCCCAAGCTCAGCATTTTCCCAAAAGGGGCCTGAGGCCAAAACCTAAGAACTACTTCTGTGTCTACTGTGGAAAGGTGTTCCGTTTCCACTCACAGTTCAAGCAGCACATAAAGATGCACCCTGGGGAAAAACCTGCAACAGAAGTCGATGAAGAAAGGGAAGAAggtggcggtggtggtggtgatcATCTGACCATAGAGCAGGAGCCGCCCAGCAGCCCCAGTCCAGGGAAAACACAAGAAATGTACCCTTGCAAACTTTGCAATGCGAAACTGCCCTCGCCAGTGGAACAGGGAGACCACGAGAGACTCTGCAGGCATGCCACCGTGTGCCCGTACTGCAATCTGAGGTTCACCACCCCAGAGTTAAAGAGAGAACACGAGGGCCAGTGTGAATACAAAAAGCTCACCTGTCTTGAATGCATGCGCACCTTTAAGTCCTCCTTCAGCATCTGGCGTCACCAGGTCGAGGTTCACAATCAAAACACGATGACCCCGAAAGAGCGCCTGTCCCTCAGTCCCGCCGATCTCAACGGGGAAACGCCCGAGGAAGCTGCGAGACTGGAACCCGAGTCTGCAGAAGCGAGGGGTGCACGCGACTCCTCGACAGTTTCCAAAGATGACCCGGTCCTCAGCGATTCTTCGGAACAGATGCATTTTGAGGACTCTGACGATTCCCTGAACGCTCCAGAGGATCTGAGCCTCTCCCGGAAGTTGGATTTGAAAATCAAAGAGGAGCCAGCGGAGGAAGCTGTGGAGGTCGTGGAGGACGACGAGGTCTCCGAGCCTGGGGTGGAACCGAAGGACGATGCCGCTGGCATGGAAGTAAACATCTGGACATGTGAGAAGTGCGGCAAGATCTTCGCTGTGCACAACCAGCTCGAGCGTCACCAGGAGCTGCTGTGTCACATCAAGCCCTTCGTGTGTCACATCTGCAACAAGGCCTTCAGAACCAACTTCCGTCTCTGGAGCCACTTCCAATCCCACATGGCCTCCTCGGAAGAGCTGTCGTCAAAGGAAGCCGATCCACCACACCCCTCCTCTGCCTCCCCATCACCTCCCCCACCTACACCCGCACCCCCACAGCCAGTATCGCCCCCTTCCAGGGTAAAGAAACCCGAGGCGGAGAGAGCTAGgagggcctccttctcctctttCTCCACCCCGAAGCCAAGCGATGCTGAGAAATCCGTCACCCCGCAGGAGTCGGACACTCTCTTCTACCACGCCCCTCCACTTTCGGCAATTACCTTCAAAAGACAGTTCATGTGCAAACTCTGCCACCGGACCTTCAAGACAGCCTTCAGTTTGTGGAGCCATGAACAGAGCCACACTAATGTATAA